A stretch of DNA from Desmospora activa DSM 45169:
ATTCAATGCTGGCGCCTTGGACAAAGGTTCCCGCCGCCATAATCACCGGGTCACTATATCCAGGCATCGGAGACGGCTCCGGAACAACATGGCCGTCAATGGGGGACGCTTCCTGAATTCCTCGGCAAAAGGCAAGCAGCAGTTCGGGGTGCTCCAGACGAATCAACTGAATAATATCGGTTCGGGGGGCATCCCACCGCGGAGTCGATTCAAACCCCGCTTCCTCCAGGATTGCCGCCGCATACACCGCTCCTTTGAGCGCTTCCCCCACCACATGGGGAGCTAAAAAAAAGCCTTGAAAATAATCGCGCAAATAACCGTGGGTCGCCCCCCCTTCCGCTAAGATGCCCGGTGCCACCAGTCGGGCAGCGGCACGAGTCACCCATTGACGCCGACCGGCGAGGTAGCCGCCGGATTTGGCCAGACCGCCTCCCGGATTTTTGATCAGAGAACCGGCGATTAAATCGACACCCACATGAAGGGGTTCCTGCTCTTCCACAAATTCACCGTAACAGTTATCGACAAAGATAACCGCATGGGGGCAGAGCACACGCACTCGCTTTACCATCTCACCGATGGCGGCGATGGAAAAAGAAGCCCTTTCCGCATAACCTCTGGAACGCTGAATCGCCACACAACGGGTATTTGCGCTTACCGCAGCGGCAAAAGTCGCCCAATCGACATCCCCAGCAGAGGTTAATGGGATCGCTTGTGCCCTCACCCCGAGATCGGCCAGGGAACCACTACCGTCCGCTTCACGCCCGATGACCGGTTGTAGCGTATCATAGGGCTCCCCCGTCAGATAAATCAATTGATCCCCTGGTCGCAGAATGCCAAACAGAGCGGAGGCAATGGCATGGGTCCCAGATACGATCTGCGGCCGATACAGTGCTGACTCCGCTCCAAATAAGCGGGCGACAATCTCCTCCAACGCCTCTCTACCCCGATCATCATAACCATAACCGGTGGAGGAGGTCAGGTGCCCCTCGTCTACCCCCGCTTCACGATAAGCCTGTAGAAGGCGCCACTGATGAAGATCGACCCGTTCCTCGATTGCTTTGAGACGGGGAGCGATCCGTTCCTCCGCTCGTTTTGCCCAACGTTGTAATGTTTGTTTATGCCGCAAATATTGATACATGTGTCACACCATTTTCTGTTCCTTTGTCTACGTTTCCAGCTGCATCACATCGCTGACAAACGCCTTCACTTCTGGAGACATCCGTTCATAGCGGCGACGGGAAAGGTGAAAATCCACCTTCATCGTCAAACCGTTCACCTCGGAATGGGTCACATGGGCCGCTTGATACAGATGGGAGATTAACTCACCCCGAGAGACCGGTATTTCAGCTGAACCTCGAACCTGCACACGGTGGAGCGTTTGGTCGATCGACTGTTTCAACCGCTCCAGATCAGCTTGGCGAAAAGCGGTAATCGCAATCGACTCCCCTGTGGCTGTCAACAGCTCCCCTTCCGCTTGGTCATCCTTGTTAAAGACCGTCAGTGTTGGGATATGACTAGCATCCAACTGGGTCAGCACTTCCTCCACCGCGCGCATCTGTTGTGGAGCCTCAGGATGGCTCTTATCCACCACATGGAGAAGCAAATCCGCTTCCTGCACCTGCTCCAGGGTTGAACGGAAGGCAGCCACCAGATGGTGCGGCAGTTGCCGGATAAAACCGACCGTGTCGGTCAGCAATACCCTTTCCCCTGACGGCAGTTCACAGAAGCGCGAAGTGGGATCCAATGTGGCAAACAACTGATCCTCCGCGGTTACCCCCGCTCCGGTCAATTGATTAAGCAATGTCGACTTGCCCGCATTGGTATAACCGACCAGCGCCACCTGCACCACTTCCATTTTGCGACGGCGAACCTGATGTAATTGTCGATGTTGGCGTACCCGTTCCAACTCCGCCTTTAGATCACGGATACGGCGACGTATATGGCGGCGATCCGTTTCTAGCTTCTTTTCACCAGGACCGCGGGTGCCGATGCCCCCGCCCAGACGGGAAAGTTCCTTTCCTTTGCCCGTCAAGCGAGGCAAGAGATACTCCAGTTGTGCCAACTCCACCTGAAGTACCCCTTCTTTTGATTTTGCCCGCATCGCAAAAATATCCAAGATCAGTTGCGTCCGATCCAACACCTTACAGGGAATCCGCTGTTCCAAATGGGCTAACTGACTGGGCGAGAGCTCCTGGTCAAATATCACCACATCCGCCTCTTTTTCTTCTACTGTGCGGATTAACTCTTCCACCTTGCCTCGACCGATCAACCACGCGGGATCCAATCGCTCCCGCCACTGGATGATCCGATCCACCTCTTGCGCTTGAGCGGTATCCGCCAATCGGGCCAGTTCCTCCAATGATGCATGAAGTTGTTCTGCTGACATCCCCGACTTTGTGCCGCAACCGACTAAAATCGCGCGTTCACGCTGCTCGTCGATCGTTGTTCATCCTCCTTGAAAAAACCTCACTTATCATTCCATTATAACGCCAATGGCCCGCCAAGGGAAACGGCAGGCCATTGATCATAGAAAAGCCCCCTGTCGCCAATCTTGAAAAACGAGGTCATCAGACTGTAAGGTCATCAAATCTTCCCTCGATACATAGCGACTCTTCAACAGCCGTACTGCTTGCAGGCGGATCGCTTGCTCCACCACATTGCGCACATGACGGGCATTGCCAAAAGATTCTCCGGGGATGCGACACACCTGATCCAAATGTTTGCGCAACTTGTCACGGGCGGGGCCGGAAAAGCGATACTGCCGCTCCTTTACCATTCGGTCGGCAATCTTCATCAATTCACCCACCGAAAAATCGGGAAAGGAGAGCTGGATGGGAAAGCGAGAAGGCAAACCCGGATTGGAGCGAATAAATCCCTCCATCTCCCGCGGATATCCTGCCAAGATCAATACAAATTCATTTTTATGGTCTTCCATCGACTTAACCAACGTATCGATCGCTTCCTTGCCAAAATCTTTTTCCCCGCCTCGAGACAGCGCATACGCTTCATCGATAAATAAAATTCCGCCAAGGGCGCGCTTCACATGCTCCCTCGTTTTTTGAGCGGTATGTCCGATATACTCACCCACCAGATCCGCCCGTTCCACCTCTACCAAGTGCCCCTGGGAGAGCACACCCATCTCGTGAAACAGGCGTCCCATAATGCGAGCAACGGTTGTTTTTCCCGTACCGGGATTTCCAGCGAAGACCATATGGAGGACTTGGTTTTCCGATGCCAACCCCGCCGCGACCCGGCGGCGTCCTACCGTCAGCCATGCATACACTTCATGAATGAAGGATTTGATCGCTTCCAACCCCACCAACTGATCCAGTTCTTCGATGCAGCGCTTTAACGGGAGATGCTCCTCTTCCATCCACCCTGTCGTACGCTCCGCGGTGGAAATGGCAGCGGATTCTTTTGCATGATCCAGCACCACCTGAATGCGCCGGGTTTCTTGCGTGATTACACGGGTCGCCATCAACGTCACCTCGTTTGCATTGGCTGCCCTATATATACGCAAGCGCCCAGTCGTTGGTGAAGATATGGAAAAACCAAGTGGTTCACACTTGGTTTTTAACTTTCTTTATTGGAATCATCGTTAGACATCAGCGATACGGCCCGTGCCGGCGTAAAGGTGGAAATGGCGTGCTTATAAACCATCTGTTGTTTTCCGTCGCTATCGATCACAATCGTGAAGTTATCGAAGCCCCGCACCACCCCACGCAATTGGAAGCCATTGATCAAATAGATCGTCACGGGTACGGATTCTTTCCGGATTTGATTTAAAAACGTGTCTTGGATATTGATTGATTGCTTCAAAGTATGTACCTCCCATATGCGTTTTGGCATTAGTTTACTCTATTCTTGGTACTGAGGGAAGTTTCCTGCTACCAGAGAACGAATTTCTTGCAACCTCTCTTTTTGCGTACAGTCAAACCAATGGATTTCCTTTAGACGACGGAACCAAGAAAGCTGTCGCTTGGCAAATTTTCTCGTTCTTTGTTTTATCATCTCCACCGCATCCGCCAGGTTGACCTCCCCCTCCAGCGCCATCCACAATTCCTTATAACCCAGTGCCTGCATGGAAACCGCATCCCGGGGAACACCCCTCTCTCGCAGAACCGCCACTTCTTCCAACAGGCCCTCCTCCATCATCAGATCCACACGTTGATTCACCCGATCATACAACATCTCCCGGGGCATCGTCAAACCGACCCAACATGCGCGATAAGGAGAATCCCCCTGTTGCTGCACTTCGGACAAAGGCCGCCCTGTCGCTCGATGAATTTCCAAGGCGCGAATCATCCGGCGCCTGTCGTTGGGATGGAGACGCTGGGCTGCCTCCGGGTCAACTGCAGCCAAACGGTAGTGAAGCGCTTCGTTTCCACGATCATCGGCAAATTGCTCCAACGAGTATCGAAACTCTGGATCTTCCTTTACCCCCGGCAACGAATATCCGTGGGTGACCGCTTGGATATACAACCCTGTCCCTCCCACCAACATCGGCAGGTGATCCCGTGACTGAATCGCCGTAATCGTCTGCCGTGCGAGACGTTGAAATTCATCCACGGAAAAGGAGAAATCCGGTTCAACCAGATCGATCAGATGGTGGGGAACCCGGCGCCGCTCCGCCAAAGTCGCCTTTGCCGTACCGATATCCATATGGCGATACACCTGCATCGAGTCACCGGAGAGGATTTCACCACGAAACTCCTGCGCCAACTCCAGACTAAGCGCCGTTTTTCCAACCGCCGTAGGACCGACGATCACCAACAGATCTTCGCGACCATCACCCAACATCGATGACGCCAAAGGCATGGTGAGACGCCTCCTTTTCCACGCGGAAACCCAGCCGCTCAAACTGTTCGCTTCCCCGTCGCTCTTTTAGGATGACTCGCCGTCGCGCCACCCGACACGCTTCGGTGACCGAACGCTGATCCAGTGGAGCCGGGTTGGCCAAGGTTTTAAGGGGTTGAATTCCCGATGAGCGTGTCACCGTACGGCGAAACATGGGGTCAAACCAAACTACATCAAAGCTTTGATCCGGACACTGGGAAAGATATTCCCTATAATCGGCAATATTAACCTCGATTCGCTTCATCGCCTCTGCCAAAGCGGAGGAAGAGGCCGGATATCGATCCAACCCGTATTCCACCAACGCGGCGATCACCGGTTGACTCTCCAACCCCACCACTCGACCGGATGCGCCCGTGACATACGACGCCACAATCGCATCCGCTCCCAAACCCAACGTACAATCCAATACCTGATCACCCGGTTGCAGCTGCGCTACCTGAACCAACGCATCCCTGCCCCCCTGCCGCAGTTCTTTCACTCTTAGAGCCGATAAATTGGGGTGAAAACGGAATCGATCTCCGGCGCTATTTTCCCAACGGGCTCCTTCCGGTCCCACCACCACCGCCGCCTCTGCTCCCTGCTCACGGAACAAGGCAGCTAATGACCGATTTTCCCGGTTTAGAACCGGAGCACCGATCCGTTCAGCAATCGTTGCCGCCCATCGCTCATCATCTGGGCGCGGACGGCGAGTCGTTGTCACAAACACCATCACATCACCCGTTTAAACATTTTCTCAATCTCCCGTGTGCTGAAGTGAACCAAAATCGGTCGACCGTGAGGGCACGTATACGGCCTCTCACAATGAGCCAGCTGCTCCAACAAACTTTCCATCTCTTCCCGGCGCAGATGGCGGTTTGCCTTAATCGCTGCTTTACAGGCCATCATTTTCGCCCCTTCATCCCGCATACGGGCCATATCCAATGGTTGACCCGCCTTTAACCATTCCACCATCTCCCGGATCAGTGCTTCCTCACTTCCCTGGGGGAACCAGCGCGGATGCGAATGAATCACAAACACCCCTGGCCCGAAGGGTTCCATCTCCACTCCCCACTCCACCAACGTCGGTATCCATCCGGATAACGTCTCCGCTTCTCCCGGACCGCATTCCACCGTCAGCGGGATCAAAAGCGACTGGGGTTCGGTTCCCTTCTGTTTTAGCCCTTCATAAAAGTGCTCATAATAAATGCGTTCATGCGCCGCATGCTGGTCCAGCAGATAAAAACCGTCCTCCGCCTGGCACACAATATACGTGCCATGAATCTGCGCCAGGGGGAGAAGAGCGGGGAATGGTTTTGTTTCGGCTCCGTTGTTGACCTTCACTTCCCCCTTATCTTCACGGGGGTGGGGGGAAGACTTCGGTTCTTCCCTTACCTTCGCTTCAGGTGAAGGAGAAGCCATCTCTGAGCGGGTGAAGACTTTCCCACCACTGTCGATGGGAGTCGTCTCTGAGTGGGAGAAAGCTTTTCTATCACTATCGACAGAAACGGGAAAAGTCGTCTGCGCTTCTTTCACACCTGCAGGATAATTCCATTCTCGCACAGGCGGTGGGGTCGGCGTTTTTTCCTTTTTTACTTCTCGCCGTTCCAAGTGTAGACTCTCCTGTACCGGCTTTTTCTGCTCAGGAGCCTTTTTTTGTTTCCACGGATTTTCCACCGCAGGAATCAGCACTTCCCGTCGAAACAACGCCTGCAAAGTGGACTCAATCAGCCCACATAACTCTTTTTCTTTGCTGA
This window harbors:
- a CDS encoding aminotransferase class I/II-fold pyridoxal phosphate-dependent enzyme, encoding MYQYLRHKQTLQRWAKRAEERIAPRLKAIEERVDLHQWRLLQAYREAGVDEGHLTSSTGYGYDDRGREALEEIVARLFGAESALYRPQIVSGTHAIASALFGILRPGDQLIYLTGEPYDTLQPVIGREADGSGSLADLGVRAQAIPLTSAGDVDWATFAAAVSANTRCVAIQRSRGYAERASFSIAAIGEMVKRVRVLCPHAVIFVDNCYGEFVEEQEPLHVGVDLIAGSLIKNPGGGLAKSGGYLAGRRQWVTRAAARLVAPGILAEGGATHGYLRDYFQGFFLAPHVVGEALKGAVYAAAILEEAGFESTPRWDAPRTDIIQLIRLEHPELLLAFCRGIQEASPIDGHVVPEPSPMPGYSDPVIMAAGTFVQGASIELSADGPMRPPYRAYMQGGLTFSHVKIGVLTALDHMLAHAHLFPDIKAKAGES
- the hflX gene encoding GTPase HflX; its protein translation is MDEQRERAILVGCGTKSGMSAEQLHASLEELARLADTAQAQEVDRIIQWRERLDPAWLIGRGKVEELIRTVEEKEADVVIFDQELSPSQLAHLEQRIPCKVLDRTQLILDIFAMRAKSKEGVLQVELAQLEYLLPRLTGKGKELSRLGGGIGTRGPGEKKLETDRRHIRRRIRDLKAELERVRQHRQLHQVRRRKMEVVQVALVGYTNAGKSTLLNQLTGAGVTAEDQLFATLDPTSRFCELPSGERVLLTDTVGFIRQLPHHLVAAFRSTLEQVQEADLLLHVVDKSHPEAPQQMRAVEEVLTQLDASHIPTLTVFNKDDQAEGELLTATGESIAITAFRQADLERLKQSIDQTLHRVQVRGSAEIPVSRGELISHLYQAAHVTHSEVNGLTMKVDFHLSRRRYERMSPEVKAFVSDVMQLET
- a CDS encoding AAA family ATPase, which codes for MVFAGNPGTGKTTVARIMGRLFHEMGVLSQGHLVEVERADLVGEYIGHTAQKTREHVKRALGGILFIDEAYALSRGGEKDFGKEAIDTLVKSMEDHKNEFVLILAGYPREMEGFIRSNPGLPSRFPIQLSFPDFSVGELMKIADRMVKERQYRFSGPARDKLRKHLDQVCRIPGESFGNARHVRNVVEQAIRLQAVRLLKSRYVSREDLMTLQSDDLVFQDWRQGAFL
- the hfq gene encoding RNA chaperone Hfq; this translates as MKQSINIQDTFLNQIRKESVPVTIYLINGFQLRGVVRGFDNFTIVIDSDGKQQMVYKHAISTFTPARAVSLMSNDDSNKES
- the miaA gene encoding tRNA (adenosine(37)-N6)-dimethylallyltransferase MiaA, whose amino-acid sequence is MPLASSMLGDGREDLLVIVGPTAVGKTALSLELAQEFRGEILSGDSMQVYRHMDIGTAKATLAERRRVPHHLIDLVEPDFSFSVDEFQRLARQTITAIQSRDHLPMLVGGTGLYIQAVTHGYSLPGVKEDPEFRYSLEQFADDRGNEALHYRLAAVDPEAAQRLHPNDRRRMIRALEIHRATGRPLSEVQQQGDSPYRACWVGLTMPREMLYDRVNQRVDLMMEEGLLEEVAVLRERGVPRDAVSMQALGYKELWMALEGEVNLADAVEMIKQRTRKFAKRQLSWFRRLKEIHWFDCTQKERLQEIRSLVAGNFPQYQE
- a CDS encoding class I SAM-dependent methyltransferase yields the protein MFVTTTRRPRPDDERWAATIAERIGAPVLNRENRSLAALFREQGAEAAVVVGPEGARWENSAGDRFRFHPNLSALRVKELRQGGRDALVQVAQLQPGDQVLDCTLGLGADAIVASYVTGASGRVVGLESQPVIAALVEYGLDRYPASSSALAEAMKRIEVNIADYREYLSQCPDQSFDVVWFDPMFRRTVTRSSGIQPLKTLANPAPLDQRSVTEACRVARRRVILKERRGSEQFERLGFRVEKEASHHAFGVIDVG
- the mutL gene encoding DNA mismatch repair endonuclease MutL; its protein translation is MPVIRVLDDGLANQIAAGEVVERPASVVKELVENALDARASRIQVAIREGGIQSIEVTDNGIGMERADAELAFERHATSKIRRERDLFSIRSLGFRGEALPSIASVSRLTLTTASDDGTPATCIRLEGGVRHQVEEAVRAQGTTVRVEDLFFNTPARLKYLKTVNTEVSHVADGLGRIALAHPTVAFTLKHNERELFRTTGDGKRVHVVHALYGKQVAKAMLPFSGEDADFRIEGVAGRPELTRSNRSYLTLLVNGRYIRNIPLAQAILRAYDTLLPVGRYPIVVMAITMDPKLVDVNVHPAKLEVRLSKEKELCGLIESTLQALFRREVLIPAVENPWKQKKAPEQKKPVQESLHLERREVKKEKTPTPPPVREWNYPAGVKEAQTTFPVSVDSDRKAFSHSETTPIDSGGKVFTRSEMASPSPEAKVREEPKSSPHPREDKGEVKVNNGAETKPFPALLPLAQIHGTYIVCQAEDGFYLLDQHAAHERIYYEHFYEGLKQKGTEPQSLLIPLTVECGPGEAETLSGWIPTLVEWGVEMEPFGPGVFVIHSHPRWFPQGSEEALIREMVEWLKAGQPLDMARMRDEGAKMMACKAAIKANRHLRREEMESLLEQLAHCERPYTCPHGRPILVHFSTREIEKMFKRVM